A genome region from Hippopotamus amphibius kiboko isolate mHipAmp2 chromosome 1, mHipAmp2.hap2, whole genome shotgun sequence includes the following:
- the LOC130829698 gene encoding nuclear cap-binding protein subunit 2-like: protein MSGGLLKVLHSDLYVGLSQHRDQHFWGDSEEQEKLLEKSYAENAMRYVNGTRLDDRIIHTDWDAGFKEGRQHGRGCSRGQVQDEYRQDYDAGRGSYGKLAPNQ from the exons ATGTCGGGGGGCCTCCtgaaggtgctgcacagcgactTGTACGTGGGGCTGAGCCAGCACCGGGACCAGCACTTCTGGGGTGACAGTGAAGAGCAAGAAAAATTGCTGGAGAAAAGCT atgcagaaaatgccaTGCGGTACGTAAATGGAACTCGTCTGGATGACCGGATCATTCACACGGACTGGGATGCAGGCTTTAAGGAGGGCAGGCAGCATGGCCGTGGGTGTTCTAGAGGCCAGGTACAAGATGAGTATCGCCAGGACTATGATGCTGGGAGAGGCAGCTATGGAAAACTGGCCCCAAACCAGTGA